The following coding sequences lie in one Primulina huaijiensis isolate GDHJ02 chromosome 2, ASM1229523v2, whole genome shotgun sequence genomic window:
- the LOC140960654 gene encoding cyclin-D4-2-like isoform X2: MADCNSFDCSEPDLLCDEENSGFCSNGGDEYDDLFNPFNEQNHRNSEKIGPNGGSESRPLIPFPCPSPEHIGWMVEREREFLLGDAYLERLRSGELVLGLRKEALDWMYKACAYHKFGESCLYLAVNYLDRFLSVYNMPVCSSENGGKQKWTTQLVAVACLLLAAKVEEVNAPSTLGIQAGETEVVFQGKTVQRMEIVVLEYLKWRMKPYTPCDYIDYYLRKINDTEFPPESLISRSVEIILSTIKGINFLGYRPSEIAAAVAVNVSGGIQGIDIDKALPRFIGIEKVVLGTARRHCQIVADQVFKVILM; encoded by the exons ATGGCCGATTGCAACAGCTTTGACTGTTCAGAGCCAGACTTGCTGTGTGACGAAGAAAATAGTGGCTTTTGCTCAAATGGTGGCGATGAATATGATGATCTTTTTAATCCTTTCAATGAACAAAACCATCGAAACAGTGAAAAAATTGGGCCAAATGGTGGATCAGAATCAAGGCCGTTGATTCCTTTCCCATGCCCGAGTCCAGAACACATTGGCTGGATGGTTGAAAGAGAAAGGGAGTTCTTGCTCGGAGATGCGTATCTCGAAAGATTGAGGAGTGGGGAGCTTGTTTTGGGTTTGAGAAAAGAAGCTTTGGATTGGATGTATAAG GCTTGTGCTTACCATAAGTTTGGAGAATCGTGTCTGTATTTGGCTGTGAACTACTTGGATAGGTTTCTATCTGTATACAACATGCCCGTGTGTTCATCAGAAAAC GGAGGTAAACAAAAGTGGACAACTCAGTTAGTAGCTGTAGCATGTTTATTACTTGCAGCCAAGGTGGAGGAGGTGAATGCCCCATCTACTCTTGGCATACAG GCCGGGGAGACAGAAGTTGTGTTTCAAGGCAAAACCGTGCAAAGAATGGAGATTGTGGTACTGGAATACTTGAAGTGGAGGATGAAACCTTATACACCATGCGACTACATAGACTATTACCTTAGAAAGATTAATGATACTGAATTTCCACCAGAGTCGTTGATCTCCAGATCCGTTGAAATCATTTTAAGCACAATAAAAG GTATCAATTTCTTGGGATACAGGCCTTCTGAGATAGCTGCAGCAGTGGCAGTGAATGTTTCAGGAGGGATACAAGGAATTGACATCGATAAGGCCCTGCCTCGTTTCATAGGGATTGAAAAG GTTGTCCTAGGCACAGCTCGAAGGCATTGTCAAATAGTAGCAGATCAGGTTTTCAAAGTAATATTGATGtag
- the LOC140960654 gene encoding cyclin-D4-1-like isoform X1 encodes MADCNSFDCSEPDLLCDEENSGFCSNGGDEYDDLFNPFNEQNHRNSEKIGPNGGSESRPLIPFPCPSPEHIGWMVEREREFLLGDAYLERLRSGELVLGLRKEALDWMYKACAYHKFGESCLYLAVNYLDRFLSVYNMPVCSSENGGKQKWTTQLVAVACLLLAAKVEEVNAPSTLGIQAGETEVVFQGKTVQRMEIVVLEYLKWRMKPYTPCDYIDYYLRKINDTEFPPESLISRSVEIILSTIKGINFLGYRPSEIAAAVAVNVSGGIQGIDIDKALPRFIGIEKEKLVMCLELIQDLTSNSGVSSSVPHSPIGVLDAACWSYKSDGTTVGSCPSSSNTSPDNKRRKLNRTTSNSLIS; translated from the exons ATGGCCGATTGCAACAGCTTTGACTGTTCAGAGCCAGACTTGCTGTGTGACGAAGAAAATAGTGGCTTTTGCTCAAATGGTGGCGATGAATATGATGATCTTTTTAATCCTTTCAATGAACAAAACCATCGAAACAGTGAAAAAATTGGGCCAAATGGTGGATCAGAATCAAGGCCGTTGATTCCTTTCCCATGCCCGAGTCCAGAACACATTGGCTGGATGGTTGAAAGAGAAAGGGAGTTCTTGCTCGGAGATGCGTATCTCGAAAGATTGAGGAGTGGGGAGCTTGTTTTGGGTTTGAGAAAAGAAGCTTTGGATTGGATGTATAAG GCTTGTGCTTACCATAAGTTTGGAGAATCGTGTCTGTATTTGGCTGTGAACTACTTGGATAGGTTTCTATCTGTATACAACATGCCCGTGTGTTCATCAGAAAAC GGAGGTAAACAAAAGTGGACAACTCAGTTAGTAGCTGTAGCATGTTTATTACTTGCAGCCAAGGTGGAGGAGGTGAATGCCCCATCTACTCTTGGCATACAG GCCGGGGAGACAGAAGTTGTGTTTCAAGGCAAAACCGTGCAAAGAATGGAGATTGTGGTACTGGAATACTTGAAGTGGAGGATGAAACCTTATACACCATGCGACTACATAGACTATTACCTTAGAAAGATTAATGATACTGAATTTCCACCAGAGTCGTTGATCTCCAGATCCGTTGAAATCATTTTAAGCACAATAAAAG GTATCAATTTCTTGGGATACAGGCCTTCTGAGATAGCTGCAGCAGTGGCAGTGAATGTTTCAGGAGGGATACAAGGAATTGACATCGATAAGGCCCTGCCTCGTTTCATAGGGATTGAAAAG GAAAAGTTAGTGATGTGCCTCGAATTGATTCAAGATTTGACATCAAATAGTGGGGTTTCATCATCAGTGCCCCACAGTCCAATTGGGGTCTTGGACGCCGCGTGTTGGAGCTATAAAAGTGATGGAACCACAGTTGGCTCGTGCCCAAGTTCTTCAAACACGAGCCCCGACAACAAAAGGAGGAAACTCAACCGGACTACATCCAATTCTTTAATTTCCTGA
- the LOC140960675 gene encoding zinc-finger homeodomain protein 1-like → MEYEDQADAHEEEIGLPPSPLDAASPQRRKPRYKECLKNHAVGIGGKAVDGCGEFIAAGDEGTLDALKCAACNCHRNFHRKETDTFGHHHHHHHHQQQQQLLLTHHPHAHFSYKTPTGYLHVAPPHQAVAPLALPSSSGGGGGGSRDEMEDYYYSNPSGGSAKKRFRTKFTQDQKDKMLDCAERLGWRIQKQDEETVQQICNEVGIKRHVFKVWMHNNKNTLGKKI, encoded by the coding sequence ATGGAATATGAGGATCAAGCAGACGCACACGAAGAAGAGATTGGGTTGCCGCCCAGCCCACTGGACGCCGCTTCTCCGCAACGCCGGAAGCCCAGATACAAGGAATGTTTGAAAAACCATGCGGTGGGTATAGGTGGCAAGGCAGTGGACGGCTGCGGCGAGTTTATAGCGGCCGGGGATGAGGGCACCCTAGACGCCCTCAAATGTGCCGCCTGCAACTGCCACCGCAACTTCCACCGTAAGGAAACCGATACTTTCGGCCACCAccatcaccaccaccaccatcaACAACAACAGCAACTACTCTTGACCCACCACCCACACGCCCATTTCAGTTACAAAACCCCAACAGGCTACCTCCATGTCGCACCACCACACCAAGCAGTGGCTCCGCTGGCGCTTCCTTCCAGCTCCGGCGGCGGCGGAGGCGGGTCCAGAGATGAAATGGAAGACTACTACTATTCAAACCCTAGTGGCGGCTCCGCCAAGAAAAGGTTCAGAACGAAGTTTACACAAGACCAGAAGGATAAAATGCTGGATTGTGCAGAGCGTTTAGGGTGGAGAATTCAGAAGCAAGATGAAGAAACGGTGCAGCAGATCTGCAATGAAGTTGGAATCAAGAGGCATGTGTTCAAAGTGTGGATGCATAACAACAAGAACACCCTTggtaagaaaatttaa
- the LOC140970986 gene encoding putative GEM-like protein 3: protein MEHPATNEDNNGHQKKYSDKDPRPEPEPEPEPNPKPAGGDIADKNDTNVTVDIDLNEGNSGAKENSKPAAGVLKSKKSVRWNEELVMESSVPRDSDRGSSNPSVNYTPAASASSNSSSFNFKETMGSVKDVLGRWGKKVGEATKKAEDLAGNAWQHLKTSPSLADAALGRIAQGTKVLAEGGYEKIFRQTFDTVPEEQLTNSYACYLSTSAGPVMGILYVSTAKLAFCSDNPLSYKSGDGTEWSYYKVVIPLHQLKAVNSSSGRANKAEKYIQVISVDNHEFWYMGFLNYDGAVQCLQDVLQARDIQSV from the exons ATGGAGCATCCCGCGACCAATGAAGACAACAATGGCCATCAGAAGAAATATTCGGATAAAGATCCGAGACCGGAACCCGAACCCGAGCCCGAACCTAACCCGAAGCCTGCAGGTGGAGATATTGCGGATAAAAACGACACCAATGTCACCGTAGATATAGATTTGAATGAAGGCAATAGTGGTGCCAAGGAGAATAGTAAACCAGCTGCGGGGGTTTTGAAATCGAAGAAATCAGTGCGTTGGAACGAGGAATTGGTCATGGAATCGTCGGTGCCCAGGGATTCCGATCGTGGATCCAGCAATCCCTCCGTAAATTACACGCCAGCGGCTTCCGCTTCCAGCAATTCCTCGTCATTTAATTTCAAAG AGACCATGGGTAGTGTGAAGGATGTACTGGGGCGATGGGGGAAGAAGGTGGGAGAAGCAACAAAAAAGGCTGAGGATCTTGCTGGGAACGCATGGCAGCACC TGAAAACAAGCCCTAGTCTAGCTGATGCTGCCCTGGGAAGAATAGCACAGGGAACAAAGGTTCTAGCTGAAGGCGGCTATGAGAAAATATTTCGACAGACGTTCGATACAGTTCCAGAGGAGCAGCTGACGAATTCATATGCTTGTTACCTGTCCACATCAGCCGGTCCAGTCATGGGGATTTTATATGTCTCTACTGCAAAACTTGCATTTTGCAGCGACAATCCATTATCATACAAATCTGGCGATGGTACCGAATGGAGCTATTATAAG GTGGTAATCCCATTACATCAACTGAAAGCTGTGAATTCTTCATCGGGTAGAGCCAATAAAGCTGAAAAATATATCCAGGTTATATCTGTTGATAACCATGAATTTTGGTATATGGGGTTTTTGAATTATGATGGAGCAGTGCAATGCTTACAAGATGTCTTACAAGCACGGGACATCCAATCGGTGTAG